AAAAAGTTGGAGATAAAGTAAAAGAAGGAGATATTTTAGCTGAAATTGAAACAGATAAAGCTGTTCAGGATTTCGAATCTGAGATAGAAGGAACCCTTTTGTACGTAGGTGTAGAAGAAGGCGGTGCTGCAGCTGTAGATTCTGTTCTTGCAATCATTGGTAATGAAGGTGAAGATATATCCTCACTAAAAGGAGGAAGCGCTCCGGCAGCGGGAGGATCTGAAGAGAAAAAATCCGAAGAAGAGGTTAAAACCGAAAATAAAGAAACGAGTGTAGAACAAGCTTCTTCTGAAGTTCCTGCAGGAGTGGAAGTGATTACAATGCCAAGACTTTCTGATACAATGACAGAAGGAAAGGTAGCGAAATGGCATAAAAACGTAGGAGATACCGTAAAAGAAGGAGATCTTCTTGCGGAGATCGAAACTGACAAGGCTGTTCAGGATTTTGAATCTGAATTCAACGGGGTATTATTAAAGCAAGGTGTTGAAGAAAACGGAGCAGCTCCGGTAGATTCGGTATTGGCAATTATAGGACCTGCGGGAACAGATGTTTCAGGAGTAGGTGCTGCAAAATCATCAGGTGCTGTTTCAGAAAAACCAGCTGAACAAAAATCCGAAGTGAAGGCAGAAGATAAACCAGCTGCTCAGGCGGTGAGTTCATCATCTACGGATAGAATTGCTATTTCTCCTTTGGCTAAAAAAATAGCTCAGGAAAAAGGGGTGGATATCCATGGTGTACAAGGTTCCGGAGAAAACGGAAGAATTGTAAAAAAAGATATAGAAAATTATCAGCCTTCTCAGGCTAAGCCCGCAGCATCTGCTCCGACGGCAAGTCCTGCAGCTCAGGTTGCTTTAAATTTTGTTCAGGGAGAAGATACGGAAACTCCAAACTCTCAGGTAAGAAGCATAATTGCAAAACGTCTTGCAGAAAGTAAGTTCTCTGCACCTCACTATTACCTGATGGTAGAGATCAATATGGATAAAGCAATTGAGGCAAGAAAAGAAATCAATTCCTTACCAGACACGAAGATCTCTTTCAATGATATGATCATTAAAGCAACAGCTGTTGCGTTAAGAAAACATCCGCAGGTAAATTCAAGCTGGGCAGGTGATAAGATCATTCACAGAGGAAACATCAATATCGGAGTAGCCGTTGCGATTCCTGATGGCTTGGTAGTTCCTGTTCTTAAAAATACAGACCAGATGAACTACAATCAGATTTCTGCGGCTGTGAAAGATATGGCTTCAAGAGCTAAATCTAAAGGCTTAAAAGCAAATGAAATGGAGGGTTCTACATTCTCTATCTCTAACCTTGGAATGTTCGGAATTGAAACATTTACAAGTATCATCAACCAACCCAACTCTGCAATCCTTTCTGTTGGAGCAATCATTGAAAAACCGATTGTTAAAAACGGAGAAATTGTAGTTGGAAACATTATGAAGCTATCTTTAGCATGTGACCACAGAGTAGTAGATGGTGCTACAGGAGCTCAATTCTTACAGACTTTAAAAACATATCTGGAAAGTCCTTTGACTTTGTTACTGTAACAAATCCGGATGATATAGATAAAAACCTCTCGTTACGAGAGGTTTTTTTGTTTATAGATCTTGTAACTCAATAGAATTTCAATCATTAAAAAATTAATGTAAGATCATTAGAATTTTATTTATATTCACTATTTTTGAAACATGATTATAGCAAGAAATATCCATAAATCTTATGGAAATTTAGAAGTGTTAAAAGGGGTTGATATTCATATCAAAACCGGGGAAGTAATTTCTATTGTGGGAGAGTCCGGAGCCGGAAAATCTACTCTATTACAGATTTTGGGAACATTGGATTCGCCTACTAATTCAAAACTTTACGACACCGAAATTACATTGGCTGGCGAGTCATTTATCAATATGACAGATAAGCAACTTTCTAAATTCAGAAACCAGAATATTGGTTTTGTATTTCAGTTCCATCAGTTGCTTCCTGAATTCACAGCACTGGAAAATGTTTTGTTACCTACCAAAATTGCAGGAGCAAATGAAAAAGAAGCGCTGGAAAAAGCTTATGCACTGTTTGAAGATCTAAGAATTGAACAGAGATTGCATCATAAGCCGAACCAGTTATCTGGTGGAGAAGCACAAAGGGTAGCGGTAGCAAGGGCACTTATCAATTCTCCCAAAACTATTTTTGCTGATGAACCAACGGGGAATCTTGATTCAAAAAATGCGGATGATCTGCATCGTTTATTTTTTGATCTTAGGGATAAATACAATCAGACCTTTGTTATTGTAACCCATAATCCCAATCTCGCGGAGATTACAGACCGTAAGCTGGTGATGAAAGATGGAATGATTATAGAATAGTTTGCTTCAATCATGCAAAAAAGAATGTTCTTTTTTCTGGTATTATTTATTTTTGTGGGCTTTAAGTCACAGATCAACTCTAATTTGCCGGAAGCAAAGATCATCGAAATTAAAAGATTCTTAGCCGGGAAAAGTTATAATCAAAACCTCGCTATATTCATTAATTATAAAATCCACTCCGGTAAATATCGTTATTTTGTTTACGACCTGAAAAATAATACAATACTTCAGCAGGCTATTGTTTCTCATGGAAGTGGTTCCGTTAATAAAAACACGGACGTCCTTAGCTTTAGTAATACTGAAGGCTCTTATCAGTCTTCCTTGGGGAAATTTGAAATCAAAGAAAGTTATATAGGGAAGTTCGGGAAATCTTACCGGTTAAACGGTCTTGACTCAAGCAATAATAATGCAATGGGCAGAGCTATTGTTATTCATTCATACGGATGCATACCGGATAAAGAATCACAAACTCCTGCTTGTCTGAGCCTTGGCTGTCCGATGTTATCGTCTGGTTCTTTTCAACAAACCGCCCGCTTTATTGATTCATCTAAACTACCGGTAATATTGTATGCTTTTTATTAAAAATTCGTACTTTGTACTTTTAATTTAAACTTCAATTATGTCCATTAAATTTCTTGCTGAGGATGACAGGCCACGGGAAAAATTTTTACGAAAAGGTAAAGATTCACTTTCCGATTCTGAATTATTGGCCATTGTAATGGGAAGTGGAAATAAAGATGAATCTGCCCTGGAATTAGCCAGGAAGATTTTATCATCTGTTAATAATAACTGGAATGAACTCAGTTTGCTATCCGTTAAAGAGCTTATGAAGTTTAAAGGGATAGGTGAAGTAAAAGCACTTTCAATTGCTACCTCTCTTGAAATAGGACGCAGACGTGCCCGGCAGGAAATCTCAGACAAGCCGGTTATTTCGAATAGTAATGATGCTTATGTCATTTTTAAAAATCATTTATCGGATTTAAGGACTGAAGAATTCTGGGCACTGTTCCTTAACCAAAGTAACAAAGTTACCCAGATTTCACAGTTGACACAGGGGGGGATCAGTCAATCTATCGTTGATGTACGGGTTCTTTTCAAAACAGCGCTGGATAATTTTTCTACAGGTGTAATTATAGCACATAATCATCCTTCCGGAAGTTTAAAACCCAGTCGTGAAGATCTCACCATAACCCAAAAGATAAAGGAAGCGGGAAGGTTTTTAAGTATCCAGCTTTTGGATCATTTAATAATAACCCAGAATGCATATTTTAGTTTCTCAGACGAAGGATTATTATGATTAAGAGAGTACGATACCCTGAAATTGATTTTAAAAAATATACCCAATGCCTGGAAGGCTCTGAACAAAGGAAATATTCAGCTTCTAAAACTTTTTTAGATATCACGTCCCTGGATAAATGGGAATTGCTTGTCTACAATGATTATGAAGCAGTAATGCCGGTTCCGTACGTAAAAAAATACGGAATAAAAATCGTTCACAATCCTATGCTTTGTCAGCAGCTAGGCGTTTTTTCAAAGAAAGATGATGTTTCAATCAATCAGGCGTTTTTGGAATTTTTACAGGAAAACTATCTGATAAGAATTTACCAGTTCAATGATCGTAATCAGTTTCAATCTACAATACCATTGAGAAAAAATTTCCTTATTCTACCTGATGCATACGAAAGGGTGTATGCCAAATATTCACCTAAAAGGAAAAGGAAGTTAAGGCTTGACGAAAATGTACTGGAGAATTCCCTGATTAAAAATGTAAGCTTTGAAGAGGCCCGAAGTTTTATTTCGGCCAATATGCTTGGACTTGATAAAGAAGGTGATCTTAACGGCTTTTTAAGGATTTTTGAAGTATTTTATAAGCTGGGTAAAATTCAATTTTCAGCTTTTTATTTTAAAGATCAGATCATTAATATAATTGCGCTTTATGAAGATTTAGGTACTGTTGCCTTACTTGGAACATTTAACGATAAAGAACATGTGAAAATTTCTGGCGCATCCGTTCTCATCGATCATGCAATCAGGGATCATATAGAAAGTAAAATATTTGATTTTGAAGGAGGAGAGCTGCCTAATATTGAAGAGTTTTTCAGAGGATTCCGTCCGGAATTAAGACCTTACGGGGTTCTGCAGAGTTCTGTGAAATCTTTGGCTGAGAATTTAGTGAGATTAATTATTAAAGGAAGATTCTCAACATTAAAATAGATGACAAGACTTGTTTCTCATTTAGATTCGTTCTAAATATTATTTGTACCTTTATGAGGTTATTTTAACAACCTATTTAGCGATGTTCAAGCAGATCCGAAATTACAAATTACCTTACGTTATTTATAATTTTTTCAATAAGAATAAATTAAAACATAATATTCCGCTTTATAAAAAGTATGGTGTGAAAAAGAACTACTTTTCAAGTATTTCAAGTAAAGATTTTTCGCATCTTCCTGCAAGCAAAAGAGAAGTGCATCAGGAAAAGATGATGAATACGGATTTTTATAAAAGTCTATCGGAAGAAAATAAGGAAAGTGCATCCAGGTATAATGATAATGGATATCTGATCTTAAAAAATTACCTTAATTCTTCAACGGTGGACCAGATCAATGCTGAAATCGAAAAATTAATGAATGACGGGACTTT
The sequence above is drawn from the Chryseobacterium daecheongense genome and encodes:
- a CDS encoding murein L,D-transpeptidase catalytic domain family protein, which translates into the protein MQKRMFFFLVLFIFVGFKSQINSNLPEAKIIEIKRFLAGKSYNQNLAIFINYKIHSGKYRYFVYDLKNNTILQQAIVSHGSGSVNKNTDVLSFSNTEGSYQSSLGKFEIKESYIGKFGKSYRLNGLDSSNNNAMGRAIVIHSYGCIPDKESQTPACLSLGCPMLSSGSFQQTARFIDSSKLPVILYAFY
- a CDS encoding ABC transporter ATP-binding protein, giving the protein MIIARNIHKSYGNLEVLKGVDIHIKTGEVISIVGESGAGKSTLLQILGTLDSPTNSKLYDTEITLAGESFINMTDKQLSKFRNQNIGFVFQFHQLLPEFTALENVLLPTKIAGANEKEALEKAYALFEDLRIEQRLHHKPNQLSGGEAQRVAVARALINSPKTIFADEPTGNLDSKNADDLHRLFFDLRDKYNQTFVIVTHNPNLAEITDRKLVMKDGMIIE
- the radC gene encoding DNA repair protein RadC is translated as MSIKFLAEDDRPREKFLRKGKDSLSDSELLAIVMGSGNKDESALELARKILSSVNNNWNELSLLSVKELMKFKGIGEVKALSIATSLEIGRRRARQEISDKPVISNSNDAYVIFKNHLSDLRTEEFWALFLNQSNKVTQISQLTQGGISQSIVDVRVLFKTALDNFSTGVIIAHNHPSGSLKPSREDLTITQKIKEAGRFLSIQLLDHLIITQNAYFSFSDEGLL
- a CDS encoding 2-oxo acid dehydrogenase subunit E2, translated to MAEVITMPRLSDTMTEGKVAKWHKKVGDKVKEGDILAEIETDKAVQDFESEIEGTLLYVGVEEGGAAAVDSVLAIIGNEGEDISSLKGGSAPAAGGSEEKKSEEEVKTENKETSVEQASSEVPAGVEVITMPRLSDTMTEGKVAKWHKNVGDTVKEGDLLAEIETDKAVQDFESEFNGVLLKQGVEENGAAPVDSVLAIIGPAGTDVSGVGAAKSSGAVSEKPAEQKSEVKAEDKPAAQAVSSSSTDRIAISPLAKKIAQEKGVDIHGVQGSGENGRIVKKDIENYQPSQAKPAASAPTASPAAQVALNFVQGEDTETPNSQVRSIIAKRLAESKFSAPHYYLMVEINMDKAIEARKEINSLPDTKISFNDMIIKATAVALRKHPQVNSSWAGDKIIHRGNINIGVAVAIPDGLVVPVLKNTDQMNYNQISAAVKDMASRAKSKGLKANEMEGSTFSISNLGMFGIETFTSIINQPNSAILSVGAIIEKPIVKNGEIVVGNIMKLSLACDHRVVDGATGAQFLQTLKTYLESPLTLLL